A window of Cohnella herbarum contains these coding sequences:
- a CDS encoding lactonase family protein, with the protein MAKAHEIWIGAYGAKNEVGITRVELLPDTAEFVKTAEYGGIENPSFLRMNKAGTRLYAVSETDEYVDEDGDKAEGGQLASFPVDAESRKLGPGQYHPTHGNHPCHLHLTPSEDWLAVSNYSGASVMMYPIGPDARPLAPVIRFRHTGTGPNADRQEAPHPHSVFFSPDGQYLFVADLGMDKVMVYGRGPEANEWSAHDAVSLEPGAGPRHLAFHPSGKAVYVVNELDSTITRLSHDEPGKLVRQESLSTLPTSFEGESWCAEILASPDGRFVYASNRGHDSIGVFRIDEQTGELHPSGHVSTRGKFPRNFALSPDGQWLIAANQNSDNIVLFRIEQQSGLPVFTGTELRISKPVCVLIR; encoded by the coding sequence ATGGCCAAAGCTCACGAAATATGGATCGGCGCTTACGGCGCCAAGAACGAAGTAGGCATTACCCGCGTTGAATTGCTGCCGGATACGGCCGAGTTCGTTAAAACCGCCGAATACGGCGGGATCGAAAATCCGTCCTTCCTGCGCATGAACAAGGCAGGTACGCGATTGTATGCGGTCAGCGAGACGGACGAATACGTTGACGAAGACGGCGATAAGGCAGAAGGCGGGCAACTCGCCTCGTTCCCGGTTGACGCGGAGTCTCGCAAGTTAGGTCCCGGCCAGTACCATCCAACCCATGGCAATCATCCTTGTCATCTCCATTTAACGCCGTCCGAGGATTGGCTCGCCGTCTCGAATTATAGCGGCGCATCAGTCATGATGTACCCGATCGGACCGGATGCGAGACCATTGGCTCCGGTCATCCGATTCCGGCACACCGGCACGGGTCCGAACGCCGATCGACAAGAGGCGCCGCATCCGCACTCCGTTTTCTTCAGCCCGGACGGCCAATATTTGTTCGTTGCCGACCTGGGGATGGACAAGGTGATGGTCTACGGCCGCGGACCGGAAGCCAACGAGTGGTCGGCGCATGATGCCGTTTCACTTGAGCCGGGCGCGGGTCCTCGCCATCTCGCGTTCCATCCGTCGGGCAAAGCCGTATACGTCGTCAACGAGCTCGATAGCACCATTACGCGTTTGTCGCATGATGAGCCAGGCAAGCTAGTGCGCCAGGAGTCCCTTTCCACGCTTCCGACGTCTTTCGAAGGAGAGAGCTGGTGCGCGGAAATCCTGGCGTCGCCGGATGGCCGTTTCGTGTACGCTTCCAACCGCGGGCACGATAGCATCGGCGTGTTCCGCATAGACGAACAAACGGGCGAGCTCCACCCGTCGGGGCACGTTTCGACGAGAGGCAAGTTCCCAAGGAATTTCGCTTTGTCCCCGGACGGGCAGTGGCTGATCGCCGCTAATCAAAATTCCGATAACATCGTCTTGTTCCGCATAGAGCAGCAATCGGGTTTACCGGTGTTTACCGGAACGGAATTGCGCATTAGCAAACCGGTATGCGTCTTAATTCGATAA
- the yabP gene encoding sporulation protein YabP, with translation MEHVKGAKHQEVRMLNRKSLDISGVSNVESFDNEEFLLETECGFLTVRGQNLHMKNLSLDQGLVSIEGTIHSLIYLDGSSGNKSSSKGLFGKLFK, from the coding sequence ATGGAACACGTGAAGGGTGCCAAGCATCAAGAGGTTCGCATGCTTAACCGGAAATCGCTCGATATTTCCGGCGTCAGCAATGTGGAGAGCTTCGATAACGAGGAGTTTCTGCTGGAGACCGAATGCGGATTTCTGACCGTTCGGGGGCAAAACCTGCACATGAAAAATTTGAGCCTGGATCAAGGGCTCGTCTCCATCGAAGGAACGATACATTCTCTTATCTATTTGGACGGCAGCTCGGGGAATAAGTCTTCTTCGAAGGGCTTGTTCGGGAAGTTATTCAAGTGA
- the yabQ gene encoding spore cortex biosynthesis protein YabQ — translation MSAAAQGMTIAFMMMCGLVMGLVFDVYRVASHRFHVARWLLPGLDVVYWAAATLGVFSILLSHNEGEVRMYVFLGLGIGVTGYFGLFSNWVVKLSGKLFDMIKSIFLFAWKLVDTILLTPFLWIVRLLAKILDIVFIVTVATLLWIGKLLLKPVARIGGWVWHKLLPVRRKFEPVVKAYRSLSERAKRIRDAWRKK, via the coding sequence GTGAGCGCAGCCGCACAAGGGATGACGATCGCCTTCATGATGATGTGCGGGCTAGTTATGGGACTCGTCTTTGACGTCTATCGCGTCGCTTCTCATCGCTTTCATGTGGCCCGTTGGCTGCTTCCCGGGTTGGATGTGGTTTATTGGGCGGCGGCCACTCTAGGGGTATTCAGTATTCTTCTTAGCCATAACGAGGGCGAAGTGCGGATGTACGTTTTCCTGGGACTCGGGATCGGCGTGACGGGTTACTTCGGTCTGTTCAGCAACTGGGTGGTCAAGCTGTCGGGCAAGTTATTCGATATGATTAAATCGATATTTCTTTTTGCGTGGAAACTCGTGGATACTATCTTGCTAACTCCTTTTCTATGGATTGTTCGTCTGCTAGCGAAGATATTGGATATCGTATTTATCGTAACCGTAGCGACGTTGCTATGGATTGGAAAGCTGTTGCTGAAGCCCGTAGCACGAATCGGGGGTTGGGTATGGCATAAGCTACTGCCTGTTCGGAGGAAATTCGAACCGGTCGTAAAGGCCTATCGGAGTTTGAGCGAGCGCGCGAAACGAATCCGGGACGCTTGGAGGAAGAAGTAA
- a CDS encoding FtsB family cell division protein — protein sequence MSSRTMTATPVMTGARRRLKLLLFVLVLFMSWAAYVLIVQYGQISDRKDQLQEADQKLTDAQAKNEELKMHIARLNDDEYISQIARKEHGLGFPGEIPIETK from the coding sequence TTGTCTTCACGCACGATGACCGCGACACCCGTCATGACGGGCGCACGCAGGAGATTAAAATTACTGTTGTTCGTCTTGGTATTGTTTATGAGCTGGGCCGCGTACGTTCTCATCGTACAATACGGACAAATCAGCGATCGCAAAGATCAATTGCAGGAAGCTGATCAGAAGCTGACCGATGCCCAAGCGAAGAACGAAGAGCTGAAAATGCATATCGCACGATTGAACGATGATGAATATATTAGCCAAATTGCCCGCAAGGAGCATGGGTTAGGGTTCCCGGGAGAGATTCCGATCGAGACGAAATAG
- a CDS encoding S1 domain-containing RNA-binding protein yields MAIEVGTKLEGKVTGITHFGAFVDLTGGVTGLVHISEIADSYVKDVHEHLKINDMVTVKVINVDKDGKIGLSIRQAVDKPPEQQQQQPQQRGPRDRGGRPSKPGGGFGRSPSFDDKLSRFLKDSEERISNLKKSTESKRGGRGGRRS; encoded by the coding sequence ATGGCCATCGAAGTGGGAACCAAATTGGAGGGCAAAGTTACCGGCATTACGCATTTCGGAGCTTTCGTGGATTTAACGGGTGGAGTTACCGGACTCGTTCATATTTCCGAGATTGCCGACAGCTATGTCAAGGACGTTCATGAGCATCTGAAGATTAATGACATGGTTACGGTCAAGGTCATTAACGTGGACAAAGACGGAAAGATCGGTCTATCCATTCGTCAAGCCGTGGACAAACCGCCGGAGCAACAACAGCAACAACCGCAACAACGTGGACCACGGGATCGCGGTGGTCGTCCCTCCAAACCAGGTGGTGGTTTCGGAAGATCCCCCTCTTTTGATGACAAATTGTCTCGCTTCCTTAAGGATAGCGAAGAGCGCATTTCTAATCTTAAGAAAAGTACCGAATCCAAACGTGGCGGACGCGGTGGACGTCGTTCGTAA